In a genomic window of Sutcliffiella sp. FSL R7-0096:
- a CDS encoding GNAT family N-acetyltransferase — translation MTIQWVEISEDNLINLENVMELYDQAFPIEVREPHSVFLQSLQYAKTRRPNNYHFLIGLEGDQLVSFATGHYFADVNSGFIVYIATNPLVRSNGLGTKTLAELEDLLFKDAISAGNSSLKAIFLETETEDIVHTEEEKQDCIKRDRFFARNNYKKYEEIKYLQPSLHNEVEDIPLNLFIKNLDMIKQSKEDKKL, via the coding sequence ATGACGATACAGTGGGTAGAAATTTCAGAGGATAATTTAATTAACCTAGAAAATGTTATGGAATTATATGATCAGGCATTTCCTATTGAAGTGAGAGAACCGCATAGTGTTTTTCTTCAAAGTTTACAATATGCTAAGACAAGAAGACCGAATAACTATCATTTTTTGATTGGGTTGGAAGGAGATCAGCTTGTTTCATTTGCAACAGGACACTATTTTGCTGATGTAAATTCAGGATTCATTGTATATATAGCAACTAATCCTCTTGTTCGAAGTAATGGATTAGGAACGAAAACATTAGCTGAATTAGAAGATTTGTTGTTTAAAGATGCCATATCAGCTGGAAACTCATCACTTAAAGCTATTTTCTTAGAAACAGAAACTGAGGATATCGTACATACGGAAGAAGAAAAGCAAGATTGTATCAAAAGAGATAGATTTTTTGCTAGAAATAACTATAAAAAGTACGAAGAAATTAAATACCTACAACCATCTCTACATAATGAGGTGGAAGATATACCACTTAACCTTTTTATTAAGAATTTAGATATGATTAAACAAAGTAAAGAAGACAAAAAGCTATAA
- the mraY gene encoding phospho-N-acetylmuramoyl-pentapeptide-transferase, whose translation MSNQIIPSLIAFVVVSILSPLLIAVLRKLRFIQPIRKELPSDHQLKKGTPLMFGIILFVGIIVSILFSPTPLMYFLSITYILFSFIGFLDDFWKASRQDPGGVSGKTKLILQFIFTGILLFYVINELGVDTSINILKNISLDLPMVLYVIVITLFVVGSANAINFTDGLDGLLGVVAIPTYFFFFMVSDRSEVQIFCLIMIGCLLGFLIYNIYPAKAFMGDTGSLAIGGSLSFLAVLEKVEILIPILFFIYFAEQLSVILQVSSFKLTHKRIFRMTPIHYHFGLKYGWSETTIVTVFGFISWFCAFICLAYWRFLLNP comes from the coding sequence GTGAGTAATCAAATAATCCCATCGTTAATTGCTTTTGTAGTTGTTTCAATTTTATCTCCACTATTAATTGCTGTTTTGAGAAAACTTAGGTTCATTCAACCGATAAGAAAAGAACTTCCTTCAGATCATCAGTTAAAAAAAGGCACTCCGTTAATGTTTGGAATTATTCTTTTTGTAGGAATTATCGTATCAATTCTTTTTTCACCTACTCCATTAATGTATTTCTTGTCCATTACCTACATTCTTTTTAGTTTTATTGGGTTTTTGGATGATTTTTGGAAAGCTTCTCGTCAAGATCCAGGAGGGGTATCAGGTAAGACCAAACTTATTCTTCAATTTATTTTTACTGGCATTTTGCTTTTTTACGTGATCAACGAACTAGGCGTAGACACCAGCATTAATATTTTAAAAAATATTTCCTTGGATCTTCCAATGGTGTTATATGTCATTGTCATTACCTTATTTGTCGTAGGTTCTGCAAATGCCATAAATTTTACGGATGGATTAGACGGTCTTTTAGGAGTTGTTGCAATCCCTACATACTTTTTCTTTTTTATGGTCTCAGACAGATCAGAGGTGCAAATTTTTTGTTTAATTATGATTGGATGTTTACTCGGCTTTCTTATTTATAATATATATCCTGCAAAAGCTTTTATGGGGGATACTGGATCATTAGCTATAGGTGGATCGCTTTCATTTCTTGCTGTTCTTGAGAAAGTTGAAATTTTAATCCCCATTTTATTCTTTATATATTTTGCTGAACAACTTTCGGTTATTTTACAAGTTTCCTCATTTAAACTTACTCATAAGCGTATTTTCAGAATGACACCGATTCATTATCACTTTGGCTTAAAATATGGGTGGTCCGAAACTACAATTGTCACGGTTTTTGGATTTATTTCTTGGTTTTGTGCTTTTATCTGTTTAGCTTATTGGAGATTTCTTCTAAATCCATAA
- a CDS encoding DUF3221 domain-containing protein: MTRIFKALAIIVLLTIVGCSNSIGSSEEKNNEVKTEYFSFIGTIKDINGKTAIVSAKLYEGNPEGDVFVDLSVNNDETFEVGDKIKVGFDGIIKESNPAQINTFSVELVD; this comes from the coding sequence ATGACAAGGATATTTAAAGCATTAGCAATCATTGTTTTATTAACCATTGTTGGGTGCTCTAATTCAATAGGCAGCAGTGAAGAAAAAAACAATGAAGTCAAAACGGAATATTTTAGTTTTATAGGAACAATCAAAGATATTAACGGGAAAACCGCAATTGTTTCTGCTAAATTGTATGAGGGTAATCCTGAAGGTGATGTGTTTGTTGACCTTTCCGTGAATAATGATGAAACATTCGAAGTTGGAGACAAGATAAAAGTAGGATTTGATGGCATCATTAAAGAATCGAATCCTGCTCAAATTAATACTTTTTCTGTTGAATTGGTTGATTGA
- the istB gene encoding IS21-like element IS643 family helper ATPase IstB, with protein MNKTVHELQDQFRQLRLAETAEELPLLLREAEKASWTYLEFLESITRHELAKREAKSLEKRMKWARFPFVKSLDEFELKGQNVLTARQLSQLRELSWLEQQYNLILLGPPGIGKTYIAIGLGLEAVYRGFNVYFATMGELVQLLKSEEYLNKSKVQLKRIRNADLVIIDDLMYMAMDQREANLFFHLINHLYERSSIILTSNKSPDEWGNLIGDQGITTAILDRLLHRVEVIHGDEKEESHRMKNRKSIFSAEM; from the coding sequence ATGAACAAGACTGTACATGAACTACAAGATCAATTCCGTCAGCTACGATTGGCGGAGACTGCGGAGGAGCTTCCACTGCTTCTTCGCGAAGCTGAAAAAGCATCATGGACCTACTTGGAGTTTTTAGAGTCTATTACCCGACATGAATTAGCCAAACGTGAAGCGAAAAGCCTTGAAAAAAGAATGAAATGGGCACGCTTCCCTTTCGTGAAGTCATTAGATGAGTTTGAGCTGAAAGGACAAAACGTTCTGACGGCTCGACAGCTCTCCCAACTCCGTGAATTAAGCTGGCTGGAGCAACAATACAATTTAATTCTTCTTGGTCCCCCTGGCATTGGAAAAACATATATCGCAATTGGACTTGGACTCGAGGCTGTTTATAGAGGGTTCAATGTTTATTTCGCCACAATGGGTGAACTTGTGCAGCTTTTAAAATCAGAAGAGTACTTGAACAAATCTAAAGTCCAATTAAAAAGAATCAGAAATGCCGACCTAGTAATCATCGACGATTTAATGTATATGGCCATGGATCAGAGAGAAGCGAACCTATTTTTTCATTTGATTAATCATTTGTACGAACGAAGTTCGATTATCCTGACATCAAATAAAAGTCCAGATGAATGGGGCAATTTAATAGGAGACCAAGGGATCACCACAGCTATTTTAGATCGTTTACTTCATCGTGTGGAGGTCATCCATGGAGACGAAAAAGAGGAAAGTCATCGGATGAAAAATCGGAAGAGCATTTTTTCAGCAGAAATGTAA